Proteins encoded within one genomic window of Pigmentiphaga sp. H8:
- a CDS encoding mandelate racemase/muconate lactonizing enzyme family protein — MKITAFSLDHLSLPDEDPNWKFAGQAYPTNDAVVLTLTAEDGTQGWGYAAAFPHLAATALGVEGALQRICPALVGQDAMAIEANLVRVQAALVGNNPAKAAIDCALHDLKARLLGVPLYELLGGKTTDRIAICRMLGLKTPPEMAERAQRLVDQGYRHLKLKVGGSVREDIERLRAVRRQVGDAVRLVADPNQSYRAKDAIVFAQRAVEFDVDIIEQPVRADDLDGLQEVTRASSIAIEADESAYDASSTYRLAASRSINAVSLKVPKMGGLRAVQTAARICEVAHLGCRMGANVGSQLLAAHALHLAVALPNITYACELAEFQKLLNDPFEGLKVVDGHLHVPEGPGVGVVRRAS; from the coding sequence TGCCGTCGTGCTGACCCTGACGGCCGAGGACGGCACGCAAGGCTGGGGCTATGCCGCGGCCTTTCCCCATCTGGCCGCGACGGCGCTGGGGGTGGAAGGCGCCTTGCAGCGCATCTGCCCGGCGCTGGTCGGCCAGGACGCGATGGCGATCGAGGCGAACCTCGTGCGCGTTCAGGCCGCGCTGGTGGGCAACAATCCCGCCAAGGCGGCCATCGACTGCGCGCTGCACGACCTGAAGGCGAGGCTCCTGGGCGTGCCGCTGTACGAGCTGCTGGGCGGCAAGACCACCGACCGTATCGCCATCTGCCGCATGCTGGGCCTGAAGACGCCTCCCGAGATGGCCGAGCGCGCGCAGCGCCTGGTGGACCAGGGCTACCGCCACCTGAAGCTCAAGGTGGGCGGTTCCGTGCGCGAGGACATCGAGCGCCTGCGCGCGGTGCGGCGCCAGGTGGGCGACGCCGTGCGGCTGGTGGCCGACCCCAACCAGTCCTACCGCGCCAAGGACGCCATCGTGTTCGCCCAGCGGGCCGTCGAATTCGACGTGGACATCATCGAGCAGCCGGTGCGGGCCGACGACCTGGACGGGTTGCAGGAAGTCACGCGCGCCTCCAGCATCGCCATCGAGGCCGACGAAAGCGCCTACGACGCGTCGTCGACCTACCGCCTGGCGGCGAGCCGCTCGATCAACGCGGTCAGCCTGAAGGTGCCCAAGATGGGCGGCCTGCGCGCCGTGCAGACGGCCGCGCGCATCTGCGAAGTCGCGCACCTGGGATGCCGGATGGGCGCCAACGTCGGCAGCCAGTTGCTGGCCGCCCATGCCCTGCACCTGGCCGTGGCGCTGCCCAACATCACCTATGCCTGCGAGCTGGCCGAGTTCCAGAAGCTGCTGAACGATCCGTTCGAGGGCCTGAAGGTCGTGGACGGCCATCTCCACGTTCCGGAAGGCCCGGGCGTGGGCGTCGTCCGCCGCGCGTCCTGA
- a CDS encoding tripartite tricarboxylate transporter substrate binding protein, with amino-acid sequence MLPRRPLLQSALFLLAATLAGNAAAQPLPRQIRMVVPFSPGGPADLIARKLSERLGPQLEATVIIDNRPGANGTIGVQAVAKAAPDGGTLLFATSGMLTISPVLYKDLNYDPLKDLSPIGRVVANGTALLVGKQLPAKDMKEFVAYARQSANPVPIGSAGTGNITHLYMELMKDATRGNFVHVPYKGVAPALTDVMGGQIAGVFVDLPAALPLLKGGKVKALGLVGTERSPSAPEIPTIAEQGYPGVDGVSWFGVLAPAGMAADKVQAIHAGIARVLADPAMIENLKEIGSVPALNQPAQMTTLMRDEQARWARLIKARNIQVD; translated from the coding sequence ATGCTTCCCCGCCGCCCCCTCCTGCAATCCGCACTGTTCCTGCTGGCCGCGACGCTGGCCGGCAACGCCGCTGCCCAGCCGCTGCCGCGCCAGATCCGCATGGTCGTGCCGTTCTCGCCCGGCGGCCCGGCCGACCTGATCGCGCGCAAGCTGTCCGAGCGCCTGGGGCCGCAGCTGGAGGCGACCGTGATCATCGACAACCGCCCCGGCGCCAACGGCACGATAGGCGTGCAGGCGGTGGCCAAGGCCGCGCCCGACGGCGGGACCCTGTTGTTCGCGACCTCGGGCATGCTGACCATCAGCCCCGTCCTGTACAAGGACCTGAACTACGACCCGTTGAAGGACCTGAGTCCGATCGGCCGGGTGGTGGCCAACGGCACCGCCCTGCTCGTGGGCAAGCAACTGCCGGCCAAGGACATGAAGGAGTTCGTCGCCTACGCGCGCCAGTCCGCGAATCCCGTTCCGATCGGTTCGGCGGGGACGGGCAACATCACGCACCTGTACATGGAGCTGATGAAGGATGCCACGCGCGGCAACTTCGTCCACGTGCCCTACAAGGGGGTGGCGCCCGCGCTGACCGACGTCATGGGCGGCCAGATCGCCGGCGTGTTCGTCGACCTGCCGGCGGCGCTGCCGCTGCTCAAGGGGGGGAAGGTGAAGGCCCTGGGGCTGGTGGGCACCGAGCGCAGCCCGTCGGCGCCCGAGATTCCCACCATTGCCGAGCAGGGCTATCCGGGAGTGGATGGCGTGAGCTGGTTCGGCGTGCTGGCGCCCGCCGGCATGGCCGCCGACAAGGTGCAGGCCATTCACGCGGGCATCGCGCGGGTCCTGGCCGATCCGGCCATGATCGAGAACCTGAAGGAAATCGGTTCGGTTCCCGCCTTGAACCAGCCGGCGCAGATGACCACGCTTATGCGCGACGAGCAGGCGCGCTGGGCGCGGTTGATCAAGGCGCGCAACATCCAGGTCGACTAA